The genome window CTACGCCGTAACGCAGGATGAAGTCGCGGGATTGATGCGACCATTCGAGCGGCATACTCGAATCTTCATAGCCGTGCGTCATCACCACAGGCTTGCCTTTTACGCCCGCTTCATCCACCTGCAGACCCGATTGCATGGGAACATAACCCGACTGCGCGACGACTCCCGCGATGCGATGCGGACGGGTGAGCAGGAAGGACATCGAAATCATACTGCCCTGACTGAAACCCATCAGAAAAAATTTCTGCGGGTCAATCGGATAAGTTGCCAGCAGTTCGGTAATGAAGTTATCGATCCGTGCTAGCGCGGCGGCGAGAATGACAGGGTCGGGCTTGCCAAATTGCGTGACTGTGTACCAGTCATAAGCGCCGGGGGCGAAGTCGACGGGTCCGCGCCCGCTGACCCAGAGCAGATTATCCTGCAAAGAATCCGAGAGTCCAATTAAGTCGCGCTCGTTGCTGCCGTGTCCATGCAGGGCAAAGATGGCGGGATAGCGCGTCTCCTTGTCGGCGGGATTGTAGCCAGCAGGGAAACGAGTGAGATGATAAATCGAAAGGTTCGTGCGTTCTTCAACAGGGATTTGATTCATGGGAAACTCCTAAATTGTTTTATTATTCCGTCCCGAAGGGTTGATTGGCGAAATAAGGTTTTCAAGGAAACCTTCCGGACGTTCGTATAAGGCAAGTTACAAAAATCTACGCCGATATTCGGCTTCGAATTTCCTTGCGGACAACAGGCGCGACCTTCGTTCCGAGTAGTTCAATCGAGCGCATGAGTTCTTTGTGCTGAACTGTGCCAATATCCATCTGGAGCAACAGGCGGTTGTAATGCAGAATGTTTTGCTGATAGAGAATCTTTTCGATAACCTCATCAGGGTTGCCGACGTAATCAGAGCCGCGCAGACCGCGGGAGTCTTCGAACTCATTGCGTGTCAATCCGCGAAAGCCGCGCTCGCGTCCCAGTTTATCCATCATCGCATGCAGGGCTGGGAAGTAATCATCTGCCGCGTTTTGCGAATCATCCCCGATGAAGCCGCGCGAATTGACGCTCAACTGCAATTTGGCAGAATCGTGTCCAGCCTGCTGCCAGGCTTGTTTGTGCAAGTCCGCCAACGGGGCGAAACGTTCGGGCATTCCGCCGATGATGCCCAGCGCCATCGGCAAGCCCAATGCCCCCGCGCGCGCAGCGGATTCGGGCGTGCCTCCCACCCCAATCCAAATCGGAATTTCGCGTTGCAACGGGCGCGGATAGACGCCCAGATTGTTTAGGGCGGGACGATGCCTGCCGCGCCATGAAACGATTTCCGATGCGCGCAGTTTCAACAGCAGGTCCAGTTTTTCAATGAACAGCGAGTCGTAATCCTTCAAGTCATAGCCGAACAGGGGAAAGGACTCGATGAACGCGCCACGCCCCGCCATGATTTCGGCGCGCCCTTCCGAGAGCAGGTCGAGGGTAGCGAAATCCTGAAAGACGCGCACGGGATCATCCGATGACAACACAGTGACAGCCGTGCTGAGGCGGATGGATTTGGTGCGTGTTGCGGCGGCGCCCAGAATCACTGCCGGGGAGGATGAAAGAAAATCGGGCCGGTGATGTTCGCCGATTCCGAAAACATCCAAGCCGACCTGATCTGCTAATTCGATGGTTTCGAGCAGGTTTTTCATGCGCGTGAGCGAGTCGAGTTTCTCACCCGTCACGGGGTTGGTTTCCCATTCGACGAAGGTATATAACC of Anaerolineales bacterium contains these proteins:
- a CDS encoding LLM class flavin-dependent oxidoreductase translates to MSAINQPFEIGLYTFVEWETNPVTGEKLDSLTRMKNLLETIELADQVGLDVFGIGEHHRPDFLSSSPAVILGAAATRTKSIRLSTAVTVLSSDDPVRVFQDFATLDLLSEGRAEIMAGRGAFIESFPLFGYDLKDYDSLFIEKLDLLLKLRASEIVSWRGRHRPALNNLGVYPRPLQREIPIWIGVGGTPESAARAGALGLPMALGIIGGMPERFAPLADLHKQAWQQAGHDSAKLQLSVNSRGFIGDDSQNAADDYFPALHAMMDKLGRERGFRGLTRNEFEDSRGLRGSDYVGNPDEVIEKILYQQNILHYNRLLLQMDIGTVQHKELMRSIELLGTKVAPVVRKEIRSRISA